From the genome of Solidesulfovibrio carbinolicus, one region includes:
- a CDS encoding SPOR domain-containing protein yields the protein MNRCLPIAALLLAFGLCGCASNNKDFEKEIWGQQAPESPSDTGWPRQSATPPPPPPPAYAPAPYAPPPPPAPAASRPLPAQPAPAAAAPPMPAVLGGTGRTIAPPVVEPAPAVTDPRFVPKPFKPGAAEVEQAAVPQGGYAGVPGAANSPAAAPATAAPAAARPAPMPEPAGPTSEEPAGAPSDRATFTFMAGSFAHKEKASELMNALESRGFSTRIDQGKLNNKTFFKVYAVKEGNRAELEGELFAAGVTEPHLTEERPLDRGGAPKAGAAGSAKTAPAATGAAKAPSPKPSGNIPPPIVEPAPPLPDGYVPPPPKAGGS from the coding sequence TTGAACCGTTGTTTGCCCATCGCGGCGCTTCTGCTGGCCTTTGGCCTGTGCGGCTGCGCCTCCAACAACAAGGATTTTGAAAAAGAGATTTGGGGGCAGCAGGCTCCCGAATCGCCAAGCGACACGGGTTGGCCACGACAGTCCGCCACGCCGCCCCCTCCTCCTCCACCGGCCTACGCCCCGGCTCCGTATGCCCCCCCGCCGCCGCCCGCGCCGGCCGCTTCCCGGCCGCTGCCGGCCCAACCTGCCCCAGCTGCCGCCGCGCCACCCATGCCGGCGGTCTTGGGCGGGACGGGACGGACCATCGCGCCGCCCGTGGTGGAGCCGGCCCCGGCCGTGACCGACCCCCGGTTCGTGCCCAAACCCTTCAAGCCCGGTGCGGCCGAGGTTGAACAGGCTGCCGTGCCCCAGGGCGGCTATGCCGGCGTTCCCGGGGCTGCCAACTCACCGGCAGCGGCTCCGGCGACAGCCGCGCCGGCCGCCGCGCGTCCCGCTCCCATGCCCGAACCGGCCGGCCCGACTTCGGAAGAACCGGCCGGCGCGCCGTCGGACCGGGCAACCTTCACCTTCATGGCCGGTTCATTCGCTCACAAGGAAAAAGCCTCGGAGCTCATGAATGCCCTGGAGTCGCGCGGATTTTCCACCCGCATCGACCAGGGCAAGCTCAACAACAAGACGTTTTTCAAGGTCTACGCCGTCAAGGAAGGCAACCGGGCCGAGCTTGAAGGCGAGCTTTTCGCCGCCGGCGTCACCGAGCCGCACCTGACCGAGGAGCGGCCCCTGGACCGGGGCGGCGCGCCCAAGGCCGGCGCGGCCGGGTCGGCCAAGACGGCTCCGGCCGCCACAGGCGCGGCCAAGGCCCCGTCGCCCAAGCCTTCGGGCAACATCCCGCCGCCCATTGTCGAGCCGGCGCCGCCCCTGCCCGACGGCTACGTGCCGCCGCCGCCCAAGGCCGGCGGATCATAA
- a CDS encoding Hpt domain-containing protein, with product MAADEEHGETAARRPATFDPEAARRHMGVDADGFRRVFDCIWDEVSRRRSLLDAAYASGDLEGVALQAHTIKSSAASIGAEALSRAAAAVETAARQQTAEALALAIGRFNAARETLSRLAGIC from the coding sequence ATGGCAGCCGACGAGGAACATGGGGAAACCGCCGCCCGTCGTCCGGCGACGTTTGACCCTGAAGCCGCGCGCCGCCATATGGGTGTGGACGCCGACGGCTTTCGGCGCGTGTTCGACTGCATCTGGGATGAGGTGAGCCGCCGGCGCAGCCTCCTGGATGCGGCCTATGCTTCGGGAGACCTGGAAGGCGTGGCCTTGCAGGCCCATACCATCAAGAGTTCCGCCGCCTCCATCGGGGCCGAGGCGCTCAGCCGAGCGGCGGCCGCCGTTGAAACGGCGGCCAGACAGCAAACCGCCGAAGCCCTGGCCCTGGCCATCGGCCGATTCAACGCCGCCAGGGAAACCTTGAGCCGGTTGGCGGGCATCTGCTGA
- a CDS encoding L,D-transpeptidase: protein MRPREVALIEGTTGTATQEPAAKAAAKPSAAPIAIKPAIAAPAMAYAPVADGGGLDRFLATLAPSQTTGEPVAPEDAAAYNARKNHYSIEVHLSQRKLFLYENLPDGSRHLARSYVVAVPGRDMEAPQGWGVVTGISFEPSWRPTPAMKERALKKGKPLPEYVGPGVKDNPMGPFKIILSHGYGFRIHGNNNPNSIGRPVTSGCIRMRNDEGKDMAKLIDVGTEVVFLD, encoded by the coding sequence ATGCGCCCGCGTGAAGTGGCGCTTATTGAGGGGACTACCGGGACAGCGACCCAGGAACCCGCCGCCAAAGCGGCGGCCAAACCCTCGGCAGCGCCCATTGCGATAAAACCGGCTATCGCCGCGCCCGCCATGGCCTATGCGCCGGTGGCCGACGGCGGCGGGCTGGACCGCTTCCTGGCCACCCTGGCCCCGTCCCAGACCACCGGCGAACCCGTGGCCCCGGAAGACGCCGCCGCCTACAATGCCCGCAAGAATCATTATTCCATCGAGGTCCATCTGTCCCAGCGCAAGCTTTTCCTCTATGAAAATCTGCCTGATGGATCGCGCCATCTGGCCCGAAGCTACGTGGTGGCCGTGCCGGGCCGGGACATGGAAGCGCCCCAGGGCTGGGGCGTGGTCACGGGCATCAGTTTCGAGCCCTCCTGGCGGCCCACGCCGGCCATGAAGGAACGGGCGCTCAAAAAAGGCAAACCCCTGCCCGAATACGTCGGTCCCGGGGTCAAGGACAATCCCATGGGACCGTTCAAGATCATCCTGTCCCATGGCTACGGTTTTCGCATCCACGGCAACAACAATCCCAATTCCATCGGCCGGCCCGTCACCAGCGGCTGCATCCGCATGCGCAACGACGAGGGCAAGGACATGGCCAAATTGATCGACGTCGGCACCGAAGTGGTGTTTCTCGACTGA
- a CDS encoding nitroreductase family protein has protein sequence MGSDSPILDAAACVGCGECVAVCPSGVLSLGDGLVVVAGAGCIGCGQCRAVCPQCALTIPGDDPWAQAYDVIESSGEQIAPGGCQAGRLVDLMRSRRSCRRYLERPVPGPVIEDVIRAGITAPSGTNSQAWTFTVLATRAAVMSLGQAVAGFFGRVNRLAANPLVRKGYALLGRRELEDYYREHYASVAEALAAWERDRTDRLFHGATAVVVVGSRPGASCPAEDALLATGNMLLAAHCLGLGSCLIGYAVEAMRHDKRVKAAAGLPREETVHAVLALGWPAVSYARPAGRRRPLVRYKTA, from the coding sequence ATGGGGAGTGATTCGCCGATACTGGACGCCGCCGCCTGCGTGGGCTGCGGGGAGTGCGTGGCGGTCTGTCCGTCCGGGGTGTTGTCCCTGGGCGACGGCCTGGTGGTGGTGGCCGGGGCCGGCTGCATCGGCTGCGGCCAGTGCCGGGCCGTGTGCCCCCAGTGCGCCCTGACCATTCCCGGCGACGATCCCTGGGCCCAGGCTTACGACGTCATCGAGTCCTCGGGCGAGCAGATCGCCCCGGGGGGCTGTCAGGCCGGGCGCTTGGTCGATCTTATGCGCTCCCGGCGTTCCTGCCGGCGCTATCTGGAACGGCCCGTGCCCGGCCCCGTTATTGAGGATGTGATTCGCGCCGGGATCACCGCGCCGTCAGGCACCAATTCCCAGGCCTGGACCTTCACGGTGCTGGCCACCCGGGCGGCGGTCATGAGCCTGGGCCAGGCCGTGGCCGGATTTTTCGGCCGCGTCAATCGCCTGGCCGCCAATCCGCTCGTGCGCAAAGGCTACGCGCTCCTGGGCCGTCGGGAGCTGGAAGACTACTACCGTGAGCATTATGCGTCGGTGGCCGAGGCGTTGGCTGCCTGGGAGCGCGACCGCACGGACCGGCTTTTTCACGGGGCCACGGCCGTGGTGGTGGTCGGCTCCAGGCCCGGGGCGAGCTGTCCGGCCGAGGACGCGCTGTTGGCCACGGGCAACATGCTTTTGGCCGCCCACTGCCTGGGGCTTGGCTCCTGCCTTATCGGCTACGCTGTCGAGGCCATGCGCCACGACAAGCGGGTCAAGGCGGCGGCGGGGTTGCCCCGGGAGGAAACGGTCCATGCCGTTTTGGCCCTGGGCTGGCCGGCCGTGTCCTACGCCCGGCCAGCCGGCCGGCGGCGGCCGCTGGTGCGGTATAAAACCGCCTGA
- a CDS encoding C40 family peptidase, with amino-acid sequence MRRRYFATSCLLAAAVCCLPLWAASPAQARTVYGYEDSLGMLHTSPNKLSAHYKPLYDSEAKADHQALVKALRDQNALGGPPITRGAVLPADMGPLSEVGERILRAAEPYLGAPYRLGGDTPAGIDCSGLTKAVYASFGCSLPRQSRLQAGLGSAVATAELAPGDLLFFATNLDVGISHVGIYLGSGRMLHSSPRRGGVGVDKLSGTDYERWFVAARRLPRAPGTEAGSREAGAASRKAGRK; translated from the coding sequence ATGCGCCGCCGGTATTTCGCCACGTCTTGTCTGCTGGCGGCAGCCGTCTGCTGCCTGCCGCTTTGGGCCGCCTCGCCGGCCCAGGCGCGCACCGTTTACGGCTATGAAGACAGCCTGGGCATGCTCCATACGAGTCCGAACAAATTAAGCGCGCACTACAAGCCGCTCTACGACAGCGAAGCCAAGGCCGACCACCAGGCCTTGGTCAAGGCGCTCCGGGACCAAAACGCCCTGGGCGGCCCGCCGATCACCCGAGGGGCCGTGCTGCCGGCCGACATGGGACCGCTGTCCGAAGTCGGGGAGCGTATCCTTCGCGCCGCCGAACCTTACCTGGGGGCACCCTATCGATTGGGCGGCGACACTCCGGCCGGCATCGACTGTTCGGGCCTGACCAAGGCCGTTTACGCCAGTTTCGGGTGTTCCCTGCCCCGGCAAAGCCGGCTCCAGGCCGGGCTGGGTTCGGCCGTGGCCACGGCCGAACTGGCCCCGGGCGACCTGCTCTTTTTCGCCACCAATCTGGACGTCGGCATCAGCCATGTCGGCATCTATCTCGGCAGCGGCCGGATGCTCCATTCCAGCCCCAGGCGCGGGGGCGTGGGCGTGGACAAGCTTTCCGGCACGGATTACGAACGCTGGTTCGTGGCCGCCCGCCGCCTGCCGCGCGCTCCCGGGACCGAGGCCGGTTCTCGTGAGGCCGGCGCGGCGTCTCGCAAGGCTGGACGGAAATAG
- a CDS encoding sensor histidine kinase produces MIESLNNLALSVAHQVRNPAAAIGGFALKLLRDHKERRLPVEYPEIIFQEARRLEDLVGAVVRLSTLGGPRFAAVRLPRLVEEALSRAARSAEGLHKRLESHLSLEDVEIVADEALLSLALDELLLNAVEFSGHELVRVSIQLARRDDVSHLTIADDGPGVRPELRSFVFDPFFTTKARGAGIGLTLARKAVLEHNGEIDLRQGDDGGAVVAVRLFDTPEAGLGREAFYGPMGLDVRELMTKARELGLDVSGLTTIDAVRSIQQREGFAPCFAWGVHDRCGQELCAFRRECVKTLRIDDGRRFVYGGS; encoded by the coding sequence ATGATCGAAAGCCTCAACAACCTGGCCTTGTCCGTGGCCCATCAGGTGCGCAATCCGGCCGCGGCCATCGGCGGCTTTGCGCTCAAGCTCCTGCGCGACCACAAGGAACGCCGCCTGCCCGTGGAATATCCCGAGATCATCTTCCAGGAAGCCCGGCGTCTGGAAGATCTGGTCGGCGCGGTGGTGCGTCTTTCGACCCTTGGCGGCCCCCGATTTGCCGCCGTGCGCCTGCCCCGGCTGGTGGAAGAGGCCCTTTCCCGGGCCGCCCGCAGCGCCGAAGGACTGCACAAGCGCCTGGAGAGCCATCTTTCCCTGGAAGACGTGGAGATCGTAGCCGACGAGGCCTTGCTTTCCCTGGCCCTGGACGAGCTGTTGCTCAATGCCGTGGAATTTTCCGGCCATGAACTCGTGCGCGTGTCCATCCAGCTGGCCCGGCGAGACGACGTCAGCCATCTCACCATTGCCGACGACGGCCCAGGAGTGCGGCCCGAACTGCGCTCGTTTGTCTTCGACCCCTTTTTCACCACCAAGGCCCGGGGGGCCGGCATCGGCCTGACCTTGGCCCGCAAGGCCGTGCTGGAGCACAACGGCGAGATCGACCTGCGCCAGGGCGACGACGGCGGCGCGGTGGTGGCGGTGCGGCTTTTCGACACCCCCGAGGCGGGTCTGGGACGCGAGGCGTTTTATGGTCCCATGGGCCTGGATGTGCGCGAACTCATGACCAAGGCGCGGGAGCTGGGTCTGGACGTCTCGGGGCTGACCACCATCGACGCCGTGCGTTCCATCCAGCAGCGCGAGGGCTTTGCTCCGTGTTTCGCCTGGGGCGTTCATGACCGCTGCGGCCAGGAGCTGTGCGCCTTTCGCCGGGAATGCGTCAAGACCCTGCGCATCGACGACGGCCGCCGTTTCGTCTACGGAGGCAGTTGA
- a CDS encoding DsbA family protein: MGKWKVLVALAVIGFTAMPAAADDDLERVRRVLREHPEIVVEAIRQQGPAVLEVIETTARARQKDLERARFSQSLAKPLTPVMEAGRIALGPQSAPVTIVEYSDFLCHFCGQASGTVKSVMEKRPDDVRLVFKHFATGKNSVRAALYFEAIAQQDAKKAWNFMDKVFARQKDVAEKGDEVLDAIAKEVGADAKKLAEDVKSKALADRVAADTKEARDFGFEGTPVFLINGAPVRGAVPYEVFDEFVGVAAKTPAAAKNQ, encoded by the coding sequence ATGGGCAAATGGAAAGTGCTCGTCGCGCTGGCCGTTATTGGCTTTACGGCCATGCCGGCCGCGGCCGACGACGACCTGGAGCGGGTTCGCAGGGTGCTGCGCGAACATCCTGAAATCGTGGTCGAGGCCATTCGCCAGCAGGGTCCGGCCGTTTTGGAAGTCATCGAGACCACGGCCCGGGCGCGCCAGAAAGACCTGGAGCGGGCGCGCTTCAGCCAGTCCCTGGCCAAGCCGCTCACGCCGGTCATGGAGGCCGGCCGGATTGCCCTTGGTCCGCAAAGCGCCCCGGTGACCATCGTGGAATATTCCGATTTCCTGTGCCACTTTTGCGGCCAGGCCTCGGGTACTGTCAAAAGCGTGATGGAAAAACGCCCTGACGACGTCCGACTGGTGTTCAAGCACTTTGCCACGGGTAAAAACAGCGTGCGGGCCGCGCTGTATTTCGAGGCCATCGCCCAGCAGGACGCCAAGAAGGCCTGGAACTTCATGGACAAGGTCTTTGCCCGGCAAAAGGACGTGGCCGAGAAGGGCGACGAAGTTCTTGACGCCATCGCCAAGGAAGTCGGCGCGGACGCCAAGAAGCTGGCCGAGGACGTCAAGAGCAAGGCGCTTGCCGACAGGGTCGCCGCCGACACCAAGGAAGCCCGGGACTTCGGCTTCGAAGGCACGCCGGTGTTCCTCATTAACGGCGCGCCGGTGCGTGGGGCCGTGCCCTACGAAGTTTTTGACGAATTCGTCGGCGTGGCGGCCAAGACCCCGGCCGCGGCCAAGAACCAGTAA
- a CDS encoding rhodanese-like domain-containing protein: MPRRPARRPLAFLALALWGVLALLAACDSQPKTDPERQAKAYALYEGYKKDFPEVTEIRPEEALKRWQDGGVVFIDARSEAERAVSTLPGAVSEQAYLAAPDRFAGKQAVIYCTIGYRSGVLVQKLAAKGMAAANLAAGIVGWLHAGGTLVDASGAPTRRVHVYGRTWDLAPLAYTAVW; this comes from the coding sequence ATGCCCCGTCGCCCTGCTCGCCGTCCCCTCGCCTTTCTCGCCCTGGCCCTCTGGGGCGTCCTGGCCTTGTTGGCCGCTTGCGACAGCCAGCCCAAAACCGATCCGGAGCGCCAAGCCAAGGCCTACGCCCTGTACGAAGGCTACAAAAAGGATTTTCCCGAGGTCACGGAAATACGTCCCGAGGAGGCCTTGAAACGCTGGCAAGACGGCGGCGTGGTCTTCATCGACGCCCGCTCGGAAGCGGAACGGGCCGTCTCCACACTGCCCGGAGCCGTCTCGGAACAGGCCTATCTGGCCGCTCCAGACCGGTTTGCCGGCAAGCAGGCCGTCATCTACTGCACCATCGGCTACCGTAGCGGGGTGCTGGTCCAGAAGCTTGCGGCCAAGGGCATGGCCGCCGCCAATCTGGCCGCCGGGATAGTGGGCTGGCTCCACGCCGGTGGAACTCTCGTCGACGCCTCGGGCGCGCCGACCAGGCGCGTCCATGTCTACGGCCGCACCTGGGATCTCGCGCCCCTGGCCTACACGGCCGTCTGGTAA
- a CDS encoding glycosyltransferase, which translates to MAALALAVVLAKRRLPPAWLALYVLSPLSLIMGAGEGHLDALVALGVSLALAAFATRRDGWGFLCLGAAGLVKYPVLLLIPFFMRPGNLRQAVACLVPLASFWPYHTAGPALFQSLATFAGHVAQGGPLTALLWPICGPLAPAVSLALGGVALAVGWLVVQDRGRGPLFAGLAGFAALPTVYPWYFLLVLPLWTLRPGRPALWLLAAQGLAVTPTWLRAQELGGQGLAMAAIWLPFLLLLALSAWRPGLAVPIGPAQRPRRLSVVVPTRNEGRGLGRCLESLSGTGVHEVVVADGGSTDGTASLAAGFGAKVVAADGGRGGQIAAGLAACRGEVVLVLHADAVVAPDVPARIQAALDRCPEAVGGVVGMAYDTRRPGLGVLGLLNALRARFGGIGFGDQGQFFRREELEDAGGFPALALMEDVELSLRLRQAGETLCLGGGVTASGRRWAGAGFGGKAAGVVAMCLGYLAARRLGLADVTGRRYYRRYYGREP; encoded by the coding sequence ATGGCCGCCCTGGCCCTGGCCGTGGTCCTGGCCAAGCGTCGGCTGCCGCCGGCCTGGCTGGCCCTGTATGTGCTTTCCCCCCTGTCCCTGATCATGGGCGCGGGGGAAGGGCACCTCGACGCGCTGGTGGCCTTGGGCGTCTCCCTGGCCCTGGCCGCCTTCGCGACCCGCCGCGACGGCTGGGGTTTTTTGTGCCTGGGCGCGGCCGGGCTGGTGAAATATCCGGTTTTGCTGCTCATTCCGTTTTTCATGCGGCCTGGCAATCTGCGCCAGGCCGTCGCCTGTCTCGTGCCGCTGGCGAGCTTTTGGCCTTACCACACGGCCGGGCCGGCCTTGTTTCAGTCACTTGCAACCTTTGCCGGCCACGTGGCCCAGGGCGGACCGTTAACGGCCTTGTTGTGGCCGATTTGCGGCCCCCTGGCCCCGGCCGTGTCTCTGGCCCTTGGCGGCGTGGCGCTTGCGGTCGGCTGGCTGGTCGTCCAGGATCGCGGGCGTGGGCCGCTTTTCGCCGGTCTGGCCGGGTTTGCCGCCTTGCCCACGGTTTATCCTTGGTATTTCCTCCTGGTCCTGCCGCTGTGGACCCTGCGTCCTGGACGGCCTGCGCTGTGGCTTCTGGCCGCCCAGGGCTTGGCCGTGACCCCGACCTGGCTTCGCGCCCAGGAACTTGGCGGCCAGGGACTGGCCATGGCCGCGATCTGGCTGCCGTTTTTACTGCTCCTGGCCCTTTCCGCCTGGCGACCCGGGCTGGCCGTCCCGATCGGCCCCGCGCAAAGACCACGGCGGCTCTCGGTGGTCGTGCCGACCCGAAACGAGGGCAGGGGACTTGGGCGATGTCTGGAGAGCCTTAGCGGCACGGGCGTGCACGAGGTCGTGGTGGCCGACGGCGGCTCCACCGACGGCACGGCCTCCCTGGCCGCCGGATTTGGCGCGAAGGTGGTCGCCGCCGATGGCGGCCGGGGCGGGCAGATCGCGGCTGGTCTGGCCGCCTGCAGGGGCGAGGTGGTCCTTGTTCTGCACGCCGACGCCGTGGTCGCGCCCGACGTGCCGGCCCGGATTCAGGCCGCTTTGGACCGTTGCCCCGAGGCGGTCGGCGGCGTGGTCGGCATGGCCTACGACACGCGGCGTCCCGGGCTTGGCGTCCTGGGGTTGCTCAATGCCCTGCGGGCGCGGTTTGGCGGCATCGGCTTCGGCGACCAGGGCCAGTTCTTCCGGCGCGAGGAACTGGAGGACGCTGGCGGTTTTCCGGCGTTGGCGCTCATGGAAGACGTGGAGCTGTCCTTGCGCCTGCGCCAGGCCGGGGAGACGCTGTGCCTGGGCGGCGGCGTCACGGCTTCGGGCCGGCGCTGGGCCGGGGCGGGCTTTGGCGGCAAGGCGGCCGGTGTCGTGGCCATGTGCCTGGGCTATCTGGCCGCCCGGCGGCTGGGATTGGCCGACGTTACGGGCCGGCGCTACTACCGCCGCTATTACGGCCGGGAGCCTTAG
- a CDS encoding DUF547 domain-containing protein, translating into MVMLAILLLLFAGFANDAQSSGYLDHYGAFLAAHVRGGVVNYAGIKADMARLDATLALMAAENPEALARPDRVALYINAYNLWTIRLIMDHWPGISSIKEAGGFLASPWKRSFVRLGGRKLSLDDIEHGILRRQYPDPRLHFVLNCASKSCPPLLSVPYRGEVLDAMLDARTRACLNDPVGARVDGGRLRLLRIFDWYAEDFGGRDGQWGFVRRFAGPALGAALDALADRRPVYDDYDWSLNDAPGPWTSALVGADAPPSGVGADTPPSDVGKDAPLVGVGGYGPPSGLAPGQQPLGNGAGSAPAARPERP; encoded by the coding sequence ATGGTTATGCTGGCGATTTTGTTGTTGCTTTTCGCAGGATTTGCCAATGACGCCCAATCTTCTGGCTATCTTGACCACTACGGTGCTTTTTTGGCCGCCCATGTACGCGGGGGCGTGGTGAACTATGCGGGCATCAAGGCGGACATGGCCCGTCTTGATGCGACGTTGGCGCTCATGGCCGCCGAAAACCCCGAGGCCCTGGCCCGGCCTGATCGCGTAGCACTCTATATAAACGCCTATAACCTCTGGACTATCCGCCTCATCATGGACCATTGGCCGGGGATATCCTCCATCAAGGAAGCCGGCGGCTTTCTGGCCTCGCCCTGGAAACGATCCTTTGTGCGCTTGGGCGGCCGGAAGCTGTCCCTGGACGACATTGAGCACGGCATCCTGCGTCGGCAATACCCGGACCCCAGGCTCCACTTTGTGCTCAACTGCGCCTCCAAAAGTTGTCCGCCGCTTTTGTCCGTGCCCTACCGGGGTGAGGTCCTGGACGCCATGCTGGATGCGCGGACACGGGCCTGCCTGAATGACCCGGTCGGGGCGCGGGTAGACGGCGGCCGGTTGCGTTTGCTCCGCATTTTTGACTGGTATGCCGAAGATTTCGGCGGCCGGGACGGGCAGTGGGGATTTGTGCGCCGCTTTGCCGGGCCGGCGCTGGGCGCGGCGCTTGACGCCCTGGCGGATCGCCGGCCAGTTTATGATGACTATGACTGGTCCCTCAATGATGCGCCAGGGCCGTGGACTTCGGCCCTGGTCGGCGCGGACGCGCCACCGTCCGGCGTCGGCGCGGATACGCCACCCTCTGATGTAGGCAAGGATGCGCCGCTTGTTGGCGTTGGCGGCTATGGACCGCCTTCAGGCTTGGCTCCGGGCCAGCAGCCCCTGGGCAACGGCGCGGGAAGTGCGCCTGCCGCAAGGCCGGAGCGCCCGTGA